The following are encoded in a window of Arthrobacter woluwensis genomic DNA:
- a CDS encoding PKD domain-containing protein — protein sequence MKSILRRLAVGIAAVAVVLGMTAAPAWAKQTTLSALSTPTWQTNATVRAVAYAAGKVFVGGEFTTVRPPGAAAGVSETSRTYLAVFDAATGDLLGSAPQPNGKVWSLTASADGTTVYAGGDFTQIYGAARGRIAAIDTASLTLRPAFKPYVAYRVSTIDVAGPTIYFGGSFTQVAGVDRPRAAAVQASDGALLPWNPAPDADVNSVKASPDGSKVYLGGKFAYVGSVHRESVALVDAQQGALLPFPAASTLPDRTGSCWTKVEDIITHGDNVYFANAGDGGGCFDGTWSASIGTGQLNWKNTCLGATEAIVFVGEWLYKGSHAHDCSSMGGFPQGPNRFLLAEKPDTGDVQGWYPQTNAGPSTYVGPWDMATDGQHLWVGGDFTTVNGVGQQGLTMFGSESDAPPKKPATPSAASLRAGQVDVRVTATLDNDDEYLNYKVFRNGSSTPLDVRTVRSRFWDIPSYRITDPGLSPGSQVAYRVEVTDGTNVVTSYWTPYITVASQNAGYSDNVVADGAQYFWPTDESSGTSAHDAIAGNNLTGSNRTQLGSAGPNATSKSVNIQNSNASLNSSVQLSGPNTFSVEAWINTTSLLGGKVVGFGNTSSGSSSQYDRHLYVDSGGRPVFGVYPGYVVTVRGGSAVNDGKWHHLVGTLGGGNATLYVDGVSQGSSPAAGAEGYTGYWRIGANNLGAWPNQPLNQGIVGRVSQVAVYSSALDASQVAWHNSLGRGNQAPVAAFTPSCTLMACSFNASASNDPDGTITSYTWDFGDGATGTGVNTSHTYASAGTWNVRLTVKDNLGATTVTSQTVTTTAPNQPPVASATSSCTYLVCDFDASASSDPDGTIASYAWTFGDGTTGTGATPQHSYAAAGTYTATVTVTDNDGAQNSAGTTVTVAPQPANQPPVASAAASCTQLACAFDASASSDSDGSIVSYAWTFGDGTTGTGVTPSHTYSAPGVYTATVTVTDNRGGTASASKQLDLSNAVPAGTVLAKDTFARTVTNGWGTADKGGAWTVSGTASRYAVSGGQGTLTMLTAGNQTGAALNSFSAQDTEVSLGLSLDKPATGGGVYVSVDSRTIAGQGAYRAKVRYIAAGRVYLSLIRVDSAGTETVLVPETQVLAATPAAGNTLQVKFLVSGSGTTTLKAKAWDSSGAEPGAWQLSTTDGTAGLQAAGSPALRTTLSGSSTNAPVQARVTDYLVTTPR from the coding sequence ATGAAAAGCATCCTCAGGCGTCTGGCCGTGGGAATCGCTGCGGTGGCCGTGGTCCTGGGCATGACCGCCGCCCCCGCGTGGGCGAAGCAGACCACCTTGTCGGCGCTGTCCACTCCGACCTGGCAGACCAATGCCACCGTCCGTGCCGTCGCGTATGCGGCCGGGAAGGTCTTCGTGGGCGGCGAATTCACCACGGTCCGCCCACCGGGCGCCGCCGCCGGGGTCTCGGAGACCTCGCGGACGTATCTGGCCGTGTTCGACGCCGCCACGGGTGACCTGCTCGGCAGCGCGCCGCAGCCGAACGGCAAGGTCTGGTCCCTCACCGCGTCCGCGGACGGCACCACCGTCTATGCGGGCGGTGATTTCACCCAGATCTACGGGGCGGCCCGTGGCCGCATCGCCGCCATCGACACCGCGAGCCTCACTCTGCGCCCGGCCTTCAAGCCGTACGTGGCGTACCGCGTCAGCACCATCGACGTCGCCGGTCCGACCATCTACTTCGGTGGCAGCTTCACCCAGGTGGCCGGTGTCGACCGTCCGAGGGCCGCGGCCGTGCAGGCCAGCGATGGCGCGCTCCTGCCGTGGAATCCCGCACCGGACGCCGATGTGAACTCCGTCAAGGCGTCCCCGGACGGCAGCAAGGTCTACCTCGGCGGCAAGTTCGCCTACGTGGGCAGCGTGCACCGTGAAAGCGTGGCCCTCGTCGACGCCCAGCAGGGTGCCCTGCTCCCGTTCCCCGCGGCGTCGACGCTGCCGGACCGGACCGGTTCCTGCTGGACCAAGGTGGAGGACATCATCACCCACGGTGACAATGTGTACTTCGCGAATGCCGGCGACGGCGGCGGCTGCTTCGACGGCACCTGGTCCGCGTCGATCGGCACCGGCCAGCTCAACTGGAAGAACACCTGCCTGGGCGCCACGGAGGCGATCGTCTTCGTGGGGGAGTGGCTCTACAAGGGCTCCCACGCCCACGACTGCAGCTCCATGGGCGGCTTCCCGCAGGGCCCGAACCGGTTCCTCCTGGCCGAGAAGCCGGACACGGGCGACGTGCAGGGCTGGTACCCGCAGACCAACGCCGGGCCCAGCACCTACGTCGGCCCCTGGGACATGGCCACGGACGGCCAGCACCTCTGGGTGGGCGGCGACTTCACCACGGTCAACGGGGTGGGGCAGCAGGGCCTGACCATGTTCGGCTCGGAGAGCGACGCCCCGCCGAAGAAGCCCGCCACCCCGTCGGCGGCCAGCCTCCGGGCGGGCCAAGTGGACGTCCGGGTCACCGCGACCCTGGACAACGACGACGAATACCTGAACTACAAGGTGTTCCGCAACGGCTCCAGCACCCCGCTGGACGTCCGCACGGTCCGCTCCCGGTTCTGGGACATCCCCAGCTACCGCATCACGGACCCGGGTCTGTCCCCGGGCAGCCAGGTCGCGTACCGGGTGGAGGTCACGGACGGCACGAATGTGGTCACGTCCTACTGGACCCCCTACATCACCGTGGCCAGCCAGAACGCCGGTTACTCGGACAATGTGGTGGCGGACGGGGCGCAGTACTTCTGGCCCACGGATGAGAGCAGCGGCACGTCCGCCCACGATGCGATCGCCGGCAACAACCTCACCGGCAGCAACCGGACCCAGCTCGGTTCCGCCGGCCCGAACGCCACCTCCAAGTCCGTGAACATCCAGAACTCGAATGCGAGCCTGAACAGCTCGGTGCAGCTCTCCGGACCGAACACGTTCTCCGTCGAGGCGTGGATCAACACCACGAGTCTCCTGGGCGGGAAGGTCGTCGGCTTCGGGAACACGTCGAGCGGGAGCAGCAGTCAGTACGACCGCCACCTCTACGTGGACAGCGGCGGGCGTCCGGTCTTCGGCGTCTACCCCGGCTACGTGGTGACCGTCCGCGGCGGCAGCGCCGTCAACGACGGCAAGTGGCACCACCTGGTCGGCACGCTCGGCGGCGGCAACGCGACGCTCTACGTCGACGGCGTCAGTCAGGGCTCGTCCCCGGCGGCCGGTGCCGAGGGCTACACCGGGTACTGGCGGATCGGTGCGAACAACCTCGGCGCCTGGCCCAACCAGCCGCTGAACCAGGGCATCGTGGGACGCGTGTCCCAGGTGGCCGTGTACTCCTCGGCCCTGGACGCCTCACAGGTGGCCTGGCACAACTCGCTGGGCCGTGGCAATCAGGCGCCCGTGGCGGCCTTCACGCCGTCCTGCACGCTCATGGCCTGCTCGTTCAACGCCTCGGCGTCGAACGATCCGGACGGCACCATCACCTCCTACACGTGGGACTTCGGTGACGGAGCCACGGGGACCGGCGTGAACACGAGTCACACCTACGCCTCGGCGGGCACGTGGAACGTGCGGCTCACGGTGAAGGACAATCTCGGGGCCACCACGGTGACCAGCCAGACGGTGACCACGACGGCGCCGAACCAGCCGCCGGTGGCCAGCGCGACGTCGTCGTGCACCTATCTGGTCTGTGACTTCGACGCCTCGGCCTCGAGTGATCCGGACGGCACCATCGCCTCCTACGCCTGGACCTTCGGGGACGGCACGACGGGCACCGGCGCCACACCGCAGCACAGTTACGCCGCGGCCGGAACGTACACGGCCACCGTGACGGTCACGGACAACGACGGCGCGCAGAACAGTGCCGGAACCACCGTCACCGTCGCGCCGCAGCCGGCCAACCAGCCGCCCGTGGCGAGTGCCGCCGCGTCCTGCACGCAGCTCGCCTGCGCGTTCGACGCCTCGGCCTCGAGCGATTCGGACGGGAGCATCGTCTCCTACGCCTGGACCTTCGGGGACGGCACGACGGGCACCGGCGTCACGCCGAGCCACACGTACTCGGCCCCTGGCGTGTACACCGCCACGGTCACCGTGACGGACAACCGCGGCGGCACGGCCAGCGCCAGCAAGCAGCTGGATCTGAGCAATGCGGTCCCGGCCGGCACGGTCCTGGCGAAGGACACCTTCGCGCGGACCGTCACCAACGGCTGGGGCACGGCGGACAAGGGCGGCGCGTGGACGGTGAGCGGCACGGCCAGCCGGTACGCGGTCAGCGGCGGGCAGGGCACCCTGACCATGCTGACGGCGGGCAACCAGACCGGCGCGGCGCTGAACTCCTTCTCCGCACAGGACACGGAGGTCAGCCTGGGTCTGTCCCTGGACAAGCCGGCGACGGGCGGTGGCGTCTACGTGAGCGTGGACTCCCGGACCATCGCGGGCCAGGGCGCCTACCGGGCCAAGGTCCGGTACATCGCGGCGGGCCGCGTGTACCTCTCCCTGATCCGGGTGGACAGCGCGGGAACGGAGACCGTCCTGGTCCCCGAAACCCAGGTCCTGGCGGCCACCCCGGCCGCCGGCAACACGCTCCAGGTGAAGTTCCTGGTCTCCGGTTCCGGCACCACGACGCTCAAGGCGAAAGCCTGGGACAGCAGTGGCGCCGAACCCGGCGCATGGCAGCTGAGCACCACGGACGGCACGGCCGGACTGCAGGCGGCGGGCTCGCCCGCACTGCGGACCACGCTGTCCGGCTCCTCCACCAATGCACCCGTTCAGGCACGCGTGACGGACTACCTGGTCACCACGCCGCGCTGA
- a CDS encoding O-antigen ligase family protein has protein sequence MSAVTVPGPRRLADARGPARDRTVLGPVAATVVVTLVWLLLELSVQPWSRSDSLGGTDSSSLLKGVVLLACLLGLVVLTPPRTRLAVPPVFRIYLLFTVAVILSSLLLPSSLTIMVRAGRFMAGIAVLVLLFPLIKDRAHTFVRIMFGVHLVLGFSVLAGMVLLPSQAWLDGRNFAQGGRLMGAIMPMMPPRVGEIGAVVLGLGILLWALRLLPLPVALAAVALGAALIVLSRTRTAPLAALTGLLLAALALRRHQGARRIAAVFLAACVAAAPFLGTISTWALRGQDTSQLERLSGRTLVWDFILSQPMTDLTRWFGHGLGEKRILLRRGEGDINYMAIDNSWLDSYWESGLVGLVLIVAATLAALVYALRTPEPGARAVAAFLCGYVLVASINESGLCDLSSMTLLLLASAQLSLCGRFHTKGLPAGDVSRGPRFSILSGRK, from the coding sequence ATGAGCGCCGTGACGGTTCCGGGCCCCCGGCGCCTGGCCGATGCGCGCGGGCCCGCCCGTGACCGGACCGTCCTGGGCCCGGTGGCCGCGACCGTCGTCGTGACGCTCGTGTGGCTTCTCCTGGAGCTCAGCGTGCAGCCGTGGTCCCGCTCGGATTCGCTGGGCGGCACGGACAGCAGCAGCCTGCTCAAGGGCGTGGTCCTGCTCGCCTGCCTGCTCGGGCTCGTGGTGTTGACGCCGCCGCGGACGCGGCTGGCGGTCCCACCGGTCTTCCGGATCTACCTGCTGTTCACCGTTGCGGTCATCCTGAGTTCGCTGCTGCTGCCGTCGAGTCTGACCATCATGGTCCGGGCCGGCAGGTTCATGGCCGGGATCGCCGTGCTGGTGCTGCTGTTCCCCCTCATCAAAGACCGGGCGCACACCTTCGTGCGGATCATGTTCGGCGTCCACCTGGTGCTGGGGTTCAGCGTGCTCGCCGGCATGGTGCTCCTGCCCTCGCAAGCGTGGCTCGACGGCCGGAATTTCGCTCAGGGCGGCCGGCTCATGGGCGCGATCATGCCGATGATGCCGCCCCGGGTGGGTGAGATCGGCGCCGTCGTCCTGGGCCTCGGCATCCTGCTCTGGGCCTTGCGCCTGCTCCCGCTGCCGGTGGCCCTCGCCGCCGTCGCGCTGGGAGCCGCGTTGATCGTGCTCAGCCGCACCCGCACGGCGCCTCTGGCGGCCCTCACCGGCCTGCTCCTGGCCGCGCTGGCGCTGCGCCGGCATCAGGGCGCCCGGCGGATCGCCGCCGTGTTCCTCGCGGCCTGCGTGGCGGCCGCGCCCTTCCTGGGCACCATTTCGACCTGGGCCCTCCGCGGCCAGGACACCAGCCAGCTGGAACGCCTGAGCGGGCGCACGCTGGTCTGGGATTTCATCCTTTCGCAGCCCATGACGGACCTCACCCGCTGGTTCGGTCACGGGCTGGGGGAGAAGCGGATCCTCCTGCGCCGCGGCGAAGGGGACATCAACTACATGGCCATCGACAACAGCTGGCTGGACTCCTATTGGGAATCCGGCCTGGTGGGTCTGGTGCTCATCGTGGCGGCGACCCTCGCCGCCCTCGTCTACGCGCTCCGGACCCCGGAGCCGGGCGCCCGCGCCGTCGCCGCCTTCCTGTGCGGCTACGTCCTCGTGGCGTCCATCAATGAGAGCGGCCTGTGTGACCTGTCATCCATGACGCTCCTGCTCCTGGCCTCCGCGCAGCTCTCGCTGTGCGGGAGGTTCCACACCAAGGGCCTCCCGGCCGGTGACGTGTCCCGGGGTCCCAGGTTCAGCATCCTCTCGGGGAGAAAGTGA
- a CDS encoding sugar transferase encodes MSAGGGLEELDVPAGVVKSATAHRVARTVTTAGAASWESGLRRKLRISDWACIVAAVFLAHTFRWGFDAWELGDTYFWVSLGIIVLWCLDLEFGHSRDARVLGLGASEYKALAHSATRVFVLAAAVLIVVQGGVLRGFFLTAFPCGLLLLLLSRWLWRRDLNGRRRRGEYLQDVVVIGRTKDVESVILQLQDNPAVGYRVAGVALNSLPRKASYGKPWYRIPVMSTLDDIEELVRRAGASIVIVAGTLPGGSHRLRELGWRLEDLSTELVLASRLTDIAGPRVHYRPVEGMPLMHVELPQFTGTRHLLKRLVDLTVGILALVILAPVLLLLAVVVKADSSGPVFYSQERIGRNGTTFRMHKFRSMTTDADLRLAELSGGNQGSGPLFKLHDDPRVTRCGKWMRRYSLDELPQLFNVLTGEMSLVGPRPPLRREVEAYEQPAHRRLLIKPGITGLWQISGRSNLSWQESVRLDLYYVENWSLMGDLMIMWRTAKAMVSAEGAY; translated from the coding sequence GTGAGCGCAGGCGGCGGGCTGGAGGAGCTCGACGTGCCGGCCGGCGTCGTGAAGAGCGCCACCGCCCACCGGGTGGCACGCACCGTCACCACTGCCGGAGCGGCCTCCTGGGAGAGCGGCCTGAGGCGGAAGCTGCGAATCAGCGACTGGGCGTGCATCGTGGCCGCCGTGTTCCTGGCCCACACCTTCCGCTGGGGATTCGACGCCTGGGAACTCGGGGACACCTACTTCTGGGTGAGCCTCGGCATCATCGTCCTGTGGTGCCTGGACCTGGAGTTCGGGCACAGCCGGGACGCCCGGGTCCTCGGGCTCGGCGCCTCGGAGTACAAGGCGCTGGCCCACTCCGCGACCCGCGTCTTCGTGCTCGCCGCGGCGGTGCTGATCGTGGTGCAGGGCGGTGTCCTCCGCGGCTTCTTCCTGACCGCGTTCCCGTGCGGCCTGCTCCTGCTGCTCCTGTCCCGCTGGCTCTGGCGCCGCGATCTCAACGGCCGCCGTCGCCGCGGCGAGTACCTGCAGGACGTGGTGGTGATCGGACGCACCAAGGACGTCGAATCGGTGATCCTGCAGCTCCAGGACAATCCCGCCGTCGGGTACCGGGTGGCCGGGGTGGCGCTCAACTCGCTGCCGAGGAAAGCCTCGTACGGCAAGCCCTGGTACCGCATCCCCGTGATGTCCACCCTGGACGACATCGAAGAGCTCGTCCGCCGCGCAGGAGCGAGCATCGTGATCGTGGCGGGCACGCTCCCGGGCGGCTCGCATCGCCTCCGCGAACTCGGCTGGCGGCTCGAGGACCTCTCCACCGAGCTGGTCCTGGCCTCACGCCTGACGGACATCGCCGGACCGCGCGTCCACTACCGTCCCGTCGAGGGCATGCCTCTCATGCACGTGGAGCTGCCGCAGTTCACCGGAACCCGCCACCTCCTCAAACGCCTCGTGGACCTCACGGTCGGCATCCTGGCGCTCGTGATCCTGGCGCCGGTCCTCCTGCTCCTCGCCGTGGTGGTGAAGGCGGATTCGTCCGGCCCGGTCTTCTACTCGCAGGAGCGGATCGGCCGCAACGGCACCACGTTCCGGATGCACAAGTTCCGGTCCATGACCACCGACGCCGACCTCCGCCTCGCGGAGCTGAGCGGCGGGAACCAGGGCTCAGGACCCCTCTTCAAACTGCACGACGACCCCCGGGTCACCCGGTGCGGGAAGTGGATGCGCCGCTACTCGCTGGACGAGCTGCCCCAGCTGTTCAACGTGCTGACCGGCGAGATGAGCCTGGTCGGACCCCGTCCGCCGCTCCGCCGGGAGGTCGAGGCCTATGAGCAGCCCGCACACCGCCGGCTCCTCATCAAACCCGGGATCACCGGGCTGTGGCAGATCAGCGGACGGTCCAATCTGTCGTGGCAGGAATCGGTCCGGCTTGACCTCTACTACGTCGAGAACTGGTCGCTCATGGGCGATCTCATGATCATGTGGCGAACCGCGAAAGCCATGGTCTCAGCGGAAGGTGCGTACTGA
- a CDS encoding WecB/TagA/CpsF family glycosyltransferase: MSATEPRGVVHPERKASAMAPAQHRTPAQHRTPAQHATPSPHGTVNRTHSRVDIMGVHVSCVNMRRAVALVEECVDGSRHGYVCVSDANALLHARDDGALRDVLNDSLLTVPDGMPLVWSGRWAGSQVIDRVPGPELMPAVLRLSAERGWSNYFLGGDEETMRALIGRLEENIPGLQVAGWHCPPFRALSEDEDERIVQDINASGATFLWVGLGAPKQEAWLGSHNHRLTVPVAFGVGGAFAMNAGTVGRAPRWMQRSGLEWSYRLLQEPKRLWPRYSKVIPRFLAGIVGDPPHLLTGPSRDPGARTP; the protein is encoded by the coding sequence ATGAGCGCGACCGAGCCGCGCGGCGTCGTGCACCCCGAACGGAAGGCCTCCGCGATGGCCCCGGCACAGCACAGGACACCCGCACAGCACAGGACACCCGCACAGCACGCGACCCCGTCGCCGCACGGCACCGTGAACCGCACGCACTCGCGCGTGGACATCATGGGCGTGCACGTCAGCTGCGTGAACATGCGACGGGCGGTCGCCCTCGTGGAGGAGTGCGTCGACGGCTCGCGGCACGGCTACGTCTGCGTGAGCGACGCGAACGCCCTGCTCCACGCCCGCGACGACGGCGCCCTGCGGGACGTGCTCAACGACTCGCTGCTGACGGTGCCCGACGGGATGCCGCTGGTGTGGTCGGGCCGCTGGGCGGGTTCGCAGGTGATCGACCGGGTCCCCGGGCCCGAGCTCATGCCGGCCGTGCTGCGGCTCTCCGCCGAGCGCGGCTGGTCCAACTACTTCCTCGGCGGCGACGAGGAGACCATGAGAGCGCTCATCGGCCGCCTGGAGGAGAACATCCCCGGACTGCAGGTGGCGGGCTGGCACTGCCCGCCGTTCCGCGCCCTCAGCGAGGACGAGGACGAGCGGATCGTCCAGGACATCAACGCCTCGGGCGCCACCTTCCTGTGGGTGGGCCTCGGCGCCCCCAAACAGGAGGCCTGGCTGGGGAGCCACAACCACCGGCTCACCGTGCCGGTCGCGTTCGGCGTCGGCGGCGCGTTCGCCATGAACGCCGGGACCGTGGGCCGGGCGCCGCGCTGGATGCAGCGCAGCGGCCTCGAATGGAGCTACCGGCTCCTGCAGGAGCCCAAGCGCCTCTGGCCCCGGTACAGCAAAGTGATCCCCCGGTTCCTGGCGGGGATCGTGGGAGACCCCCCGCATCTGCTGACCGGCCCGTCCCGGGACCCAGGAGCAAGGACACCCTGA
- a CDS encoding adenylyltransferase/cytidyltransferase family protein, producing MPVIHRIGYVPGVYDLFHVGHLNLLRQARQHCEYLVAGVVSDDLVRERKGFTPVVPEHERLDIVSSLNIVDEGILEAVPSKTEVWEQVHFDAIFKGDDWQGTPAGDALEQLFEPLGVEIVYLPYTLHTSSTALRRALDLLDRSAAPAPAQLPIGQVTP from the coding sequence ATGCCCGTCATCCATCGGATCGGTTACGTCCCCGGGGTCTACGACCTCTTCCACGTGGGGCATCTGAACCTCCTGCGGCAGGCCCGCCAGCACTGCGAATACCTCGTGGCGGGCGTCGTCAGCGACGACCTCGTCCGGGAACGGAAGGGCTTCACGCCCGTCGTCCCCGAGCACGAACGCCTCGACATCGTCTCCTCGTTGAACATCGTGGACGAGGGGATTCTCGAAGCGGTCCCGAGCAAGACCGAGGTGTGGGAACAGGTCCACTTCGACGCCATCTTCAAGGGCGACGACTGGCAGGGCACCCCGGCCGGGGACGCCCTGGAGCAGCTGTTCGAGCCTCTCGGCGTCGAGATCGTCTACCTCCCGTACACCCTGCACACCTCGAGCACCGCGCTCCGCAGGGCCCTCGACCTCCTGGACCGCTCCGCGGCCCCGGCCCCCGCACAGCTGCCGATCGGCCAGGTGACGCCATGA
- a CDS encoding helix-turn-helix transcriptional regulator has translation MNDIARPFGREPELAEVLRLLTADEVPAVFVAAAPGMGVTTLLRRLFGTLSATRPVLSLHGTPALTLVNYGVLAVLRGMDSLGALSLNPTPALKVLRAHFRAQRQALGGDSDGPPPVVVVDEADSLDPASSDLFASLVMEGDIALVASYDARRPLSGPLSELWGMGLAEEVGLEPLDRERTRSYAREALGAPLLPGLEWKLWQDSGGSPMLLHLLLSEARRNGGIALRREVWVATAKEPWSGEGLHAIVEERLASLSLQSHHALNAVALGGTLRLEVLEARFGTEALQTLLDEGFVRCEDGDPERVRMTNPVYGEVVRSLIPHSLSRAILEDLENLEGDVDVPLVLLQRTRWLLDSGMSVPPEQLLRAATLACKHFDADLAERFLGAVPATAHAAWTEAVRARLDFNEGEYRRIRERLAAPWLLADQVAQLRVSLLEAATTIAAGLPSSGISGQARRLRALAATEDGDDDDGGATCAALRRRAVVLDALAANQQGHLSAMEGLIGSLLDATAGDDSPQALIDRTLALSLDAERLTVLGDSEAALRRAGEAFALRHDESLDVFFLPETVIVTALMVSLAAGSPQAALELVALTRIDATGAAMAFGGGTSLITGANLGLQGEYAASLEPLLAGLENLKINDPQRLRGFFVAQAYMAAAKTGRVELARELRESYEPGCTFYYGQVMSSLMLACGDAELDPDGPGAAAMADTAETMARAGFLGLAAPAWSMLLGLGHPGARERLEAIIPGLTGPWAEAMARFLEAAQVPDAQQILEAGRSLDVRGHTALARSLYRTAADTARRNGDGVTAHHARQALSTVAELSGDGGMPDEPGAPRLTGREQEIARLARDGHSDETIAALLHLSVRTVGGHLSRAYRKLGVSSRRQLADVFKD, from the coding sequence ATGAATGACATCGCGCGGCCGTTCGGCCGGGAACCGGAACTGGCGGAGGTGCTCAGACTCCTGACCGCCGACGAGGTGCCCGCCGTCTTCGTGGCCGCCGCACCCGGCATGGGCGTCACCACGCTGCTGCGCCGGCTCTTCGGAACCCTCTCCGCCACGCGCCCCGTGCTCTCGCTGCACGGCACGCCCGCCCTCACCCTCGTCAACTACGGGGTGCTCGCCGTGCTGCGCGGCATGGACTCCCTGGGCGCCCTGTCGCTCAACCCCACCCCTGCCCTCAAGGTGCTCCGGGCGCACTTCCGGGCCCAACGCCAGGCTTTGGGCGGGGACTCGGACGGGCCGCCTCCCGTGGTGGTCGTGGATGAGGCGGACTCCCTGGACCCTGCGAGCAGCGACCTCTTCGCCTCCCTGGTGATGGAGGGGGACATTGCCCTCGTGGCGTCCTATGACGCCCGGCGCCCTCTGTCCGGGCCCCTCAGCGAACTCTGGGGAATGGGCCTGGCCGAGGAGGTGGGCCTCGAACCGCTCGACCGCGAGCGCACGCGCAGCTACGCCCGGGAGGCTCTGGGCGCGCCGCTGCTGCCCGGTCTGGAGTGGAAGCTCTGGCAGGACTCGGGCGGGAGTCCCATGCTCCTGCATCTCCTGCTCTCCGAGGCCCGCCGCAACGGGGGCATCGCGCTGCGGCGCGAGGTGTGGGTGGCCACCGCCAAGGAGCCGTGGTCCGGCGAGGGGCTGCACGCGATCGTCGAGGAACGGCTCGCCAGCCTGAGCCTGCAATCGCATCACGCACTCAATGCCGTGGCGCTGGGCGGCACCCTCCGGCTCGAGGTGCTCGAGGCCCGCTTCGGCACGGAGGCCCTGCAGACCCTTCTGGACGAAGGGTTCGTCCGCTGCGAGGACGGCGACCCCGAACGGGTCCGGATGACCAACCCGGTGTACGGGGAGGTGGTCCGCTCCCTGATCCCGCACAGTCTGAGCCGCGCGATCCTGGAGGACCTGGAGAACCTCGAGGGTGACGTGGACGTGCCCCTCGTGCTCCTCCAGCGGACCCGCTGGCTGCTCGACTCCGGGATGTCCGTGCCACCGGAGCAGCTGCTGCGTGCGGCCACCCTGGCGTGCAAGCACTTCGACGCGGACCTGGCCGAGAGGTTCCTGGGCGCCGTGCCCGCAACGGCCCACGCGGCGTGGACGGAGGCGGTGAGGGCCCGGCTGGACTTCAACGAGGGCGAGTACCGGCGGATCCGGGAGCGTCTCGCCGCGCCCTGGCTCCTGGCCGATCAGGTGGCCCAGCTGCGGGTGTCCCTCCTGGAGGCGGCCACCACCATCGCCGCCGGGCTGCCGTCGTCGGGCATCAGCGGGCAGGCGCGGAGGCTCCGTGCGCTGGCCGCCACGGAGGACGGGGACGACGACGACGGCGGCGCCACCTGCGCGGCGCTCCGGCGGCGCGCCGTGGTGCTGGACGCCCTGGCGGCCAACCAGCAGGGCCACCTGTCAGCGATGGAGGGACTGATCGGATCCCTCCTCGACGCCACCGCGGGGGACGACTCGCCGCAGGCCCTGATCGACCGGACCCTGGCCCTGTCCCTCGATGCGGAGCGCCTCACGGTCCTGGGCGATTCCGAGGCGGCGCTGCGTCGTGCCGGGGAGGCCTTCGCGCTCCGGCACGACGAGAGCCTCGACGTGTTCTTCCTGCCGGAGACCGTGATCGTCACGGCACTCATGGTGTCCCTCGCCGCCGGGAGCCCGCAGGCCGCGCTGGAACTGGTGGCGCTGACCCGGATCGACGCCACGGGCGCCGCGATGGCGTTCGGCGGTGGGACGAGCCTGATCACGGGCGCCAATCTCGGGCTGCAGGGGGAGTACGCCGCGAGCCTGGAGCCCCTGCTGGCCGGCCTGGAGAACCTGAAGATCAACGATCCCCAGCGGCTGCGCGGCTTCTTCGTGGCGCAGGCGTACATGGCGGCGGCCAAGACGGGCCGGGTCGAGCTGGCCCGTGAGCTGCGGGAGAGCTACGAACCCGGCTGCACCTTCTATTACGGCCAAGTCATGTCGTCGCTGATGCTGGCGTGCGGGGACGCGGAGCTCGACCCCGACGGACCCGGCGCGGCGGCCATGGCCGACACGGCCGAGACCATGGCGCGGGCGGGTTTCCTCGGTCTGGCGGCGCCGGCCTGGTCCATGCTGCTGGGTCTCGGACATCCCGGCGCACGCGAGCGGCTGGAAGCCATCATCCCCGGGCTCACCGGTCCTTGGGCGGAGGCGATGGCCCGCTTCCTGGAGGCGGCCCAGGTCCCGGACGCCCAGCAGATCCTCGAGGCGGGCCGTTCACTCGACGTGCGCGGCCATACGGCGCTCGCGCGGTCCCTGTACCGGACGGCGGCGGACACTGCACGGCGGAACGGCGACGGCGTCACGGCCCACCACGCCCGCCAGGCGCTCAGCACTGTGGCCGAGCTGTCCGGTGACGGCGGGATGCCGGACGAACCGGGGGCCCCGAGACTCACGGGACGTGAGCAGGAGATCGCCAGGCTGGCGCGGGACGGACACTCGGATGAGACGATCGCCGCGCTCCTGCACCTCTCCGTCCGGACGGTCGGCGGTCACCTCAGCCGCGCGTACCGGAAGCTCGGCGTCTCGTCACGGCGCCAGCTGGCGGACGTCTTCAAGGACTGA